The following coding sequences lie in one Alphaproteobacteria bacterium genomic window:
- a CDS encoding ABC transporter permease, protein MPSFYKLTRPIAFLYLGFILAVLYFPFIIMAVLSFQGPRGGHTFPMQGVSSIWYWKLFHPGEITEYSDVGEFLGDYLGALQRSLVLAFTTLIISTVFALMAAQAFRRGFRGSGAVFYVWLLGIIVPGITVSLGTALIIQSLDIVPHWMTTGLAVHVVWTLPFSLVVFLMFFNRFDKTLEDAALTLGANRWQTFRHVTLPIMQPAVLTSMLFAFTLSLDEFQRSLLITGNEQTLPVMVMASVTTRITPTLYALGTLTTLLSFVVVAGYLLLMTISLRRATRQT, encoded by the coding sequence ATGCCCAGCTTCTACAAACTCACCCGCCCGATCGCCTTCCTCTATCTCGGTTTCATCCTCGCGGTCCTGTACTTCCCGTTCATCATCATGGCCGTGCTTTCCTTCCAGGGGCCGCGCGGCGGGCACACATTCCCGATGCAGGGCGTGAGCTCGATCTGGTACTGGAAGCTCTTCCATCCCGGCGAGATCACCGAGTACAGCGATGTCGGCGAGTTTCTCGGCGACTATCTCGGCGCGCTGCAGCGTTCGCTGGTCCTCGCCTTCACGACGCTGATAATCTCGACCGTCTTCGCGCTGATGGCCGCCCAGGCCTTCCGCCGCGGCTTCCGCGGGTCCGGCGCGGTATTCTATGTCTGGCTGCTGGGCATCATCGTGCCGGGCATTACCGTCAGCCTGGGGACCGCGCTGATCATCCAGTCGCTCGACATCGTCCCGCACTGGATGACCACCGGCCTTGCCGTGCACGTCGTGTGGACGCTGCCCTTCTCGTTGGTCGTCTTCCTGATGTTCTTCAACCGCTTCGACAAGACGCTCGAGGACGCGGCGCTCACGCTCGGCGCCAACCGGTGGCAGACCTTTCGGCACGTGACCCTGCCGATCATGCAGCCGGCGGTGCTGACCTCGATGCTGTTCGCCTTCACGCTGTCCCTCGACGAGTTCCAGCGCAGCCTGCTGATCACCGGCAACGAGCAGACCTTGCCGGTCATGGTGATGGCCTCGGTCACGACCCGGATCACGCCGACGCTCTATGCGCTGGGCACACTGACGACGTTGCTTTCGTTCGTGGTCGTCGCCGGCTACCTGCTGCTGATGACGATCTCGCTGCGTCGTGCGACACGGCAGACGTAG
- a CDS encoding hydantoinase B/oxoprolinase family protein, translated as MSETRTDPPQDSAATAGQSIDPFLMSVLSSRFEAIIREMTNTVMKASRSAVIKNARDMSCGLLTYDHRLISVEEGIPIHITALDLTTRPITEFFGDIAEGDAFINNCPYTGTTHHADMTLCVPVYCDGEPLFWSLSRSHHADVGAPIPTTYLPYARTVYEEGMHFPCVRIQRDYKDLEDIIRMGRMKIRVNNIWYGDYQAQVGACRTGERRLKELVERYGKDTIKSFVEEWLEYGKRRAIAAIRAFPKGTWTYETRHDPVPTVADDGVPVRVSVTVDPDEGRITVDARDNIDCVPGGINLSEATASGSCRIGVFYNLDSTIPHNEGSASRIDVLLRDNCVVGRPKYPVGTSVATTNVNDRLVAAVASCFAQMGKPFGMAEGGYMQPIGMAVISGVDSRKDDQPYVNQMFIGYAAGPGLQGYDGWITFCGADNGGMIVLDSVEVDESMYPIVVEGRWLEQDTLGCGEFDGAPGVKLIYGPIANDDVTVIYCSDGEINPARGVLSGLDGAPARNFHRKADGTVEQLPGFNQVVCRPGEAVMSVTGAGGGYGDPLDRPPEKVAATVNRGWLTAGRAREVYGVVLELAGNGVDYQVNAADTDALRRARRTAR; from the coding sequence ATGAGCGAGACGCGGACCGATCCCCCGCAGGATAGCGCCGCGACGGCGGGACAGAGCATCGACCCGTTCCTCATGTCCGTGCTGTCGAGCCGCTTCGAGGCCATCATCCGGGAAATGACCAATACCGTGATGAAGGCGAGCCGCTCGGCCGTGATCAAGAATGCCCGCGATATGTCCTGCGGGCTGCTGACCTACGACCACCGCCTGATCTCGGTGGAGGAGGGCATCCCGATCCACATCACTGCGCTGGATCTGACCACGCGGCCGATCACGGAGTTCTTCGGCGACATTGCCGAAGGCGACGCCTTCATCAACAACTGCCCCTACACGGGCACCACGCACCACGCGGACATGACGCTTTGCGTGCCGGTCTATTGCGACGGCGAGCCGCTGTTCTGGTCGCTGTCGCGGTCCCACCATGCCGATGTCGGTGCGCCGATCCCGACCACCTATCTTCCGTATGCGCGCACCGTCTACGAGGAAGGCATGCACTTTCCCTGCGTGCGCATCCAGCGGGACTACAAGGACCTGGAGGACATCATCCGCATGGGGCGGATGAAAATCCGGGTCAACAACATCTGGTACGGCGACTACCAGGCCCAGGTCGGTGCCTGTCGGACGGGCGAGCGCCGGCTCAAGGAACTGGTCGAGCGCTACGGCAAGGATACGATCAAGTCCTTCGTCGAGGAGTGGCTGGAATACGGCAAGCGCCGCGCGATCGCGGCGATCCGCGCGTTCCCCAAGGGAACCTGGACCTATGAGACGCGGCACGATCCGGTGCCGACGGTCGCCGACGACGGCGTGCCCGTACGCGTCTCGGTGACCGTGGACCCGGACGAGGGCCGGATCACCGTCGACGCGCGCGACAACATCGACTGCGTGCCGGGGGGCATCAACCTCTCGGAGGCGACCGCCTCCGGCTCCTGCCGCATCGGCGTGTTCTACAATCTCGACTCGACGATTCCGCACAACGAGGGCAGCGCAAGCCGCATCGATGTGCTGCTGCGCGACAACTGCGTGGTTGGCCGGCCCAAATATCCCGTCGGCACATCGGTCGCGACCACCAACGTCAACGACCGGCTGGTGGCGGCGGTGGCGAGCTGCTTCGCCCAGATGGGCAAGCCGTTCGGCATGGCGGAGGGCGGCTACATGCAGCCGATCGGCATGGCGGTGATCTCCGGCGTGGACTCGCGCAAGGACGACCAGCCCTACGTCAACCAGATGTTCATCGGCTACGCGGCGGGGCCCGGGCTGCAGGGCTATGACGGCTGGATCACGTTCTGCGGCGCCGACAACGGCGGCATGATCGTGCTCGATTCCGTCGAGGTCGACGAGTCCATGTATCCGATCGTCGTCGAGGGGCGCTGGCTGGAGCAGGATACCCTCGGCTGCGGCGAGTTCGACGGCGCGCCGGGCGTCAAGCTGATCTACGGCCCGATCGCCAACGACGATGTCACCGTGATCTATTGCAGCGACGGCGAGATCAACCCGGCCCGCGGCGTGCTGTCCGGGCTGGACGGTGCGCCGGCGCGCAATTTCCATCGCAAGGCCGACGGCACCGTCGAGCAACTGCCCGGGTTCAATCAGGTCGTCTGCAGGCCGGGCGAGGCCGTCATGTCGGTGACCGGCGCCGGGGGCGGGTACGGCGATCCGCTCGACCGGCCGCCGGAGAAGGTGGCGGCAACCGTGAACCGCGGCTGGCTCACGGCCGGCCGGGCCCGCGAGGTCTATGGCGTGGTGCTCGAACTCGCCGGCAACGGCGTCGACTACCAGGTGAACGCTGCCGACACCGATGCGCTGCGCCGGGCGCGGAGGACGGCGCGTTGA